The sequence AGGTAGATAGACCAACTCAAGATTACACCTCAAAACAAGATTATTTTTGGCAGTCCCAGTTAGGTTGTACTGTCTTGGAAGTCAGGTTTCAGAAATGTTCAGATGTTCTTACATTGTCATTTAGTCCGTGTCTCTGTTGTTCTCCAGTCACAGCCCAGCTTCCTGGAGAGGATAGCTACACAGGAGGAAAAGTAATCTTCATCGACACAGAGAACACTTTGTATCCTAATTTACCTGAGCTCTAATCTATAAAGTCAGATTTGCATCAGTCTAAAATCACCCGTACCTTTGCAAGTATTTCTGAGGATACAGGGTCATAAGTATCACAGTGTTTTTTTATTCACATGACTCAGCCAATAGAGTCTCTTATGAAATCCTATGTTTTCCTTAACCTGATGTGACCCTCTAGTCGTCCAGACAGACTGAAGGACATAGCAGACAGGTTCAACGTGGACCATGATGCTGTGCTGGACAATGTGTTATACGCCCGAGCCTACACCAGTAAGACATCTAACTTACTCATTAAACAGTACCTCTCTATCGTTACTGCCTAAACCTGAGAACATATTGTCTGAGGAAAGCTGTTTCACAATGTTCGATAGAAATGTTAAGTATACATTTTGAGTCTGTTGTTTGTACATTTTTTACTGTATACATTTGAGGATGACTTCTGTGTTTTCTAATGGGTACTTATGACATCAGAGGATAAGGCTTTTGTATGGTTTGGACCTTGCATCTTGGAtttactgtactgcactgtattaTGTACCTAATTAGGTTTCAACTTCAGGTGAACACCAGATGGAGCTGTTGGATTTTGTGGTGGCCAAATTCCACGAGGAGGGAGGCATCTTCAAACTTCTGGTattaaatgaaaataaaatataaacaaCATCACCTGTCACATTGTTTTATGTTAGTATTTTTTTCTTAGTGTCAACTTCTATCACTGTACTTATCTTTCGGTAACACTTTAGTTAATGTCGACAGATATAATGCATTATTATGTGTAATAAGCATTTATAATGTCTTGTGTCTCTATGTCTTTCCCATTCCTGCCCTCAGATCATAGACTCCATCATGGTCTGTTCCGGGTAGATTTCTCTGGCCGAGGGGAGCTGGCAGAGAGACAACAGAAGCTGGCCCAGATGCTCTCTCGTCTGCAGAAGATCTCTGAAGGTCTGGCCACAACTCTTGCAGATTTTTATGGGAACTATGGAAATAATACATGTACATCGCAGCAGAATAACTCTGCAGAATCTCTTGACTTTTGCGTAAACCTTGGATTGATGGAGATgggatattttttgttttttaatattaatattatattcaTGTCTTCCTCTCCCTAGAGTACAACGTTGCAGTGTTTGTCACCAATCAGATAACTGCAGACCCTGGAGCTGGGATGTCGTAAGTGACTAACCTGATTTAGGGACTAGGGGTCGGTTTGGAATTGGACGGAAACTCACTCACTTGGCTAAAGTTCTAACAGGTTTTGGCCTGTAATTCTGATCTGAGGGTTTCTCTTGTCTCTGTCAGGTTCCAAGCTGATCCCAAAAAGCCGATTGGAGGGCACATCCTGGCGCATGCGTCCACCACACGAATCAGCTTGAGGAAAGGACGTGGAGAGTTGAGAATTGCCAAGATCTTTGACAG comes from Salmo trutta chromosome 18, fSalTru1.1, whole genome shotgun sequence and encodes:
- the LOC115152701 gene encoding LOW QUALITY PROTEIN: meiotic recombination protein DMC1/LIM15 homolog (The sequence of the model RefSeq protein was modified relative to this genomic sequence to represent the inferred CDS: inserted 1 base in 1 codon) gives rise to the protein MVTAQLPGEDSYTGGKVIFIDTENTFRPDRLKDIADRFNVDHDAVLDNVLYARAYTSEHQMELLDFVVAKFHEEGGIFKLLIIDSIMXLFRVDFSGRGELAERQQKLAQMLSRLQKISEEYNVAVFVTNQITADPGAGMSFQADPKKPIGGHILAHASTTRISLRKGRGELRIAKIFDSPDMPENEATFAITPGGIADAKE